GGACAAATAGAAATGGATCAGAAGACCCCCGAAACCCTCTTGGCCGCCGTCGATCGCGCGGCCGAGAAATATCTTCCTACCGATCGGGACGAACAGCTTGCTCTTCGTCTCAATCGTCTGCTTGCCCGTGACAGTTTTGGGAAGCCCATCGCGGCACCCCGGAAAGATCGCGGTACAGGCGACGCACACGGACTTCTTGTGATTGAGCCTGCCGGCGGTGGGAAGTCCACACTCGTCGAACATGTCCTCAACTACCACCCGCTTCTTCAATCCAACGGCGCGGGACATAAGCCGTGGATTAAGGTCGATGCGCCAAGCCCGGCGACAACGAAGAGCCTGGGTATCGAGATCGTCAGGGCGACTGGTTACCAAGACGCGTCCCGGAATGACTCCGAACAGGAAATCTGGAGCCTCGCCGAGCATCGGCTATCGCTCCTGGGCACCGTGTTTGTTTGGATTGATGAGGGACATGATCTCCTGGGCGCAGCCAGTGCTTTTGAAATTCGCAACATGCAGAAGCGACTGAAGAACCTCATGCAAGGGAAGGGCGCAGTCAGTGTGATCCTGAGTGGTATCGAGGACCTTTGGCAGTTTGCCTCCTCCGACGACCAGATTGATCGCCGCTACCTGAAGCTCGCCCTGGGCGATATTTCGCCGGTGCAGGACCAGCGCCTTCTGAAGGGGATCATCCACACTCTATGTGCGGAGGTCGGTATTGCGCCTCCCAAAGAGCCGGACCTGATCGAACGCCTCGTTCATGCAAGCAGACGGCGGTTTGGTCGGTTTATTGAAAACACGCTTAGTGCCTTGGAAATTGCCGCCGAAGCGGGAGCGATCCGCCTCGAGATTATGCATTATGCAGAAAATTGGGCTG
This is a stretch of genomic DNA from Aquicoccus sp. G2-2. It encodes these proteins:
- a CDS encoding TniB family NTP-binding protein; the protein is MDQKTPETLLAAVDRAAEKYLPTDRDEQLALRLNRLLARDSFGKPIAAPRKDRGTGDAHGLLVIEPAGGGKSTLVEHVLNYHPLLQSNGAGHKPWIKVDAPSPATTKSLGIEIVRATGYQDASRNDSEQEIWSLAEHRLSLLGTVFVWIDEGHDLLGAASAFEIRNMQKRLKNLMQGKGAVSVILSGIEDLWQFASSDDQIDRRYLKLALGDISPVQDQRLLKGIIHTLCAEVGIAPPKEPDLIERLVHASRRRFGRFIENTLSALEIAAEAGAIRLEIMHYAENWAEREGAEIGKNVFLAHDWAKIDFTKKPLPQSGKKGR